The following are encoded together in the Bradyrhizobium algeriense genome:
- a CDS encoding porin — MKMVKSLILGSAAGLIAMSGVQAADLPVKAKAVEYVRICSLYGAGFFYIPGTDTCIKLGGYLRVDTTFNGAPYNEPAWAGDLGQGNRYRDYFASRSRLAFTIDTRTATEYGVVRTFGQLDWSFASPSGSFREVGPTGQAGGLNNGQQIATEMLFIQFAGFTFGRSASAYATPWHGYPGNNTSFLVGGHDTVTGTNNIQYTAQFGNGVSGTIGLDDPLAFNRISVYNLANTSAAGVVTLASLTGTGSSGNAYAGTHVPDIVGNIRVDQAWGLFQISGALHEVNGSYNALTHVVTGGLVTPFGGPTFGANGLSEISGHPESKFGGSVMAALQIKNIPTGAGDDIKMDASWGKGDMKNIIGTSAGVRAFNMFGGGSGGAYQSIGFANATDAIYLPTFAGGDGTLHLTEGFGFRGAFNHNWDPYWSTSLFGGYAAIRYDGTAKNFYCAAYAASNLGAQSADFSCNPDFNLAQIGLITRWTPVKNLTFSAEVLYFHLDQKFTGSKVLTPTAPKPTAVYNYADQDTVSLNVRVQRNF, encoded by the coding sequence ATGAAGATGGTTAAGAGCCTTATTCTCGGCTCAGCGGCGGGTCTGATCGCCATGAGTGGAGTTCAGGCAGCCGATCTTCCCGTCAAGGCCAAAGCGGTCGAGTACGTGAGGATCTGCTCCCTGTATGGCGCGGGTTTCTTCTATATCCCGGGCACCGACACCTGCATCAAGCTGGGTGGTTATCTGCGCGTTGATACAACATTCAACGGCGCTCCTTACAATGAGCCGGCCTGGGCCGGCGATCTGGGTCAGGGCAATCGCTATCGCGATTACTTCGCCTCCCGTTCCCGTCTGGCGTTCACGATCGATACCCGCACTGCCACCGAGTACGGCGTGGTTCGCACCTTCGGTCAGCTGGATTGGTCGTTCGCCTCGCCGAGCGGCAGCTTCAGAGAAGTGGGACCTACCGGCCAAGCCGGTGGCCTTAACAACGGCCAGCAGATCGCGACGGAAATGTTGTTCATCCAGTTCGCTGGATTCACCTTCGGTCGTTCGGCTTCGGCCTATGCGACGCCCTGGCATGGTTATCCAGGCAACAACACCTCGTTCCTGGTTGGCGGTCATGACACCGTTACCGGCACGAACAACATCCAGTACACTGCTCAGTTCGGCAACGGCGTGTCGGGCACGATCGGTCTAGACGACCCGCTCGCGTTCAACCGCATCAGCGTGTACAACCTTGCGAACACCTCCGCCGCCGGCGTCGTTACGCTCGCGTCGCTTACCGGCACGGGCTCTAGCGGCAACGCCTACGCTGGCACGCATGTTCCCGACATCGTCGGCAACATTCGGGTCGATCAGGCTTGGGGTCTGTTCCAGATTTCGGGCGCATTGCATGAGGTTAACGGTTCATACAATGCTCTGACACACGTGGTGACCGGCGGCCTTGTTACGCCGTTTGGGGGACCGACATTCGGTGCGAATGGTCTCTCTGAAATCTCTGGCCACCCCGAGAGCAAGTTTGGCGGTTCGGTGATGGCTGCCTTGCAGATCAAGAACATCCCGACTGGCGCCGGCGACGACATCAAGATGGATGCCAGCTGGGGCAAGGGCGACATGAAGAACATCATTGGCACCAGCGCAGGCGTACGGGCCTTCAATATGTTCGGCGGCGGCAGTGGCGGCGCTTACCAGAGCATCGGCTTCGCCAACGCGACCGACGCCATCTATCTGCCGACGTTTGCCGGCGGTGACGGCACGCTGCATCTGACCGAAGGTTTTGGTTTCCGTGGTGCGTTCAACCACAACTGGGATCCATACTGGTCGACCAGCCTGTTCGGCGGCTACGCTGCCATTCGCTATGATGGCACGGCGAAGAACTTTTACTGTGCGGCCTACGCTGCGAGCAACCTCGGCGCCCAGTCTGCGGATTTCAGCTGCAACCCCGACTTCAATCTCGCGCAGATTGGTCTGATCACTCGCTGGACTCCCGTCAAGAACCTGACGTTCTCGGCCGAAGTGCTCTATTTCCACCTCGACCAGAAGTTCACCGGTTCCAAGGTTCTGACGCCGACGGCTCCCAAGCCGACTGCCGTCTACAACTACGCGGACCAGGATACGGTCAGCTTGAACGTTCGCGTTCAGCGCAACTTCTGA
- a CDS encoding dienelactone hydrolase family protein, whose product MQVRDVDYRCGETSLRGYLALDENAAGPRPGVAVFHEGLGLGEFAMERARRLAGLGYVAFAADMFGDRRQATNLQEVATLVGELRAEPEKLRARGRAALETLAALPQVDSQRLAAIGFCFGGSVVLELAREGAELKAVVSFHGVLATKLRAQPGLVKASVLVCTGVDDPLAPPDQIADFENEMRTGGVKDWQVIAYGNTLHGFTNPAADGSMLRTALYNEQADRRSWASMKSLFDEVLT is encoded by the coding sequence ATGCAGGTGCGCGACGTCGATTACCGCTGCGGCGAAACCAGTTTGCGCGGTTATCTCGCGCTTGACGAGAACGCTGCCGGGCCGCGGCCGGGCGTCGCCGTATTTCACGAAGGGCTCGGGCTTGGCGAATTCGCGATGGAGCGCGCGCGCCGGCTCGCCGGTCTCGGCTATGTCGCGTTCGCCGCCGACATGTTCGGCGACCGTCGGCAGGCGACCAATCTGCAGGAAGTCGCGACCCTGGTCGGCGAGCTTCGCGCTGAGCCGGAAAAACTCCGCGCCCGTGGTCGCGCCGCGCTCGAAACACTCGCCGCGTTGCCGCAGGTCGATAGCCAAAGACTGGCGGCGATCGGGTTCTGCTTCGGCGGGTCGGTGGTGCTGGAGCTGGCGCGCGAGGGCGCCGAGCTGAAGGCGGTGGTCAGTTTCCACGGCGTGCTGGCGACAAAGCTGCGGGCGCAACCGGGGCTGGTGAAGGCCAGCGTGCTGGTCTGCACCGGGGTGGACGATCCCCTGGCGCCGCCTGATCAGATTGCGGATTTCGAGAATGAAATGCGCACTGGCGGCGTAAAGGACTGGCAGGTCATCGCCTACGGCAACACGCTGCACGGCTTCACCAACCCGGCCGCCGATGGCTCGATGCTGCGCACCGCCCTGTATAACGAACAGGCCGACCGCCGCTCCTGGGCGTCGATGAAGAGCCTGTTCGATGAAGTCTTGACCTGA
- a CDS encoding urease accessory protein has product MFGILGLGFLLGMQHALEADHIAAVSSIAARRSHVADIVKHGLTWGLGHTLTLFVFAGCAILLGRAIPETIARPIETAVGVMLVGLGAHVLWRLWRDRVHFHRHGHGDGTVHFHAHSHAGETSSHARAAHAHDHGFRWRTLLVGLMHGMAGSAALLVLAVTQASSPALGLGYVALFGVGSMIGMGALSTVIAVPLAVSARSLTWANRGLQGAVGLATVAIGIMTVYETAFA; this is encoded by the coding sequence ATGTTCGGAATTCTGGGGCTGGGGTTTTTGCTGGGCATGCAGCATGCGCTCGAGGCCGATCATATCGCCGCCGTCTCCAGCATCGCCGCGCGCCGCAGCCATGTGGCCGATATCGTCAAGCACGGCCTGACCTGGGGGCTCGGCCATACGCTGACGCTGTTCGTCTTTGCAGGCTGTGCCATCCTGCTCGGCCGCGCGATCCCCGAAACCATTGCCCGGCCGATCGAGACCGCCGTCGGTGTCATGCTGGTCGGCCTCGGGGCGCATGTGCTGTGGCGTCTGTGGCGCGACCGGGTGCATTTCCACCGGCACGGCCATGGCGACGGCACGGTGCACTTCCACGCCCACAGCCATGCCGGCGAAACCAGCTCGCATGCCCGTGCGGCCCATGCCCACGATCATGGCTTCCGCTGGCGCACGCTACTGGTCGGGCTGATGCACGGCATGGCGGGCTCGGCTGCGCTTCTGGTGCTGGCGGTCACGCAGGCGTCCAGTCCCGCGCTCGGCCTCGGTTACGTCGCACTGTTCGGCGTCGGCTCGATGATCGGCATGGGCGCGCTGTCGACGGTGATCGCGGTGCCGCTCGCGGTCTCCGCCCGCTCGCTCACCTGGGCCAATCGCGGCCTGCAGGGGGCGGTGGGCCTTGCCACCGTCGCGATCGGAATTATGACTGTCTATGAAACCGCTTTCGCGTAA
- a CDS encoding Bug family tripartite tricarboxylate transporter substrate binding protein, translating into MTGKAFAQSGPLTKIIFPFAAGGSGDLLCRQLAQYLPALLDRNFIVENRTGGDGLIGIRAVKGANPDGTTILMTTGPTMYLLPMVENQPSFDSAKDFVPVSQLTRFEFAVVASPAIEVKDFKELAVWLKANPGKATYGTPGSGNIPHFTGWQLEQALGLSMTKVPYRGSALMVNDLIAGHLPFGITTVSDTITQHRAGGLRIVAVASETRSSFLPDIPTLKESGVNLVADGWYGMWLPAGSSPEFAKKLSTAVAEVLAKSEVKEKLLAVMLIPVGSTPEQLTQRLAADHAFWQPIVKATGYKITN; encoded by the coding sequence ATGACGGGCAAGGCGTTCGCGCAATCGGGCCCGCTGACTAAAATCATCTTCCCGTTTGCGGCCGGCGGCAGCGGCGACCTGCTATGCCGCCAGCTGGCGCAATATCTGCCTGCGCTCCTTGACCGCAATTTCATCGTGGAGAACCGCACCGGCGGCGACGGACTGATCGGCATCCGGGCGGTAAAGGGCGCGAATCCCGACGGCACCACGATCCTGATGACGACTGGCCCGACCATGTACCTGCTGCCCATGGTGGAGAACCAACCGAGCTTCGACTCCGCCAAGGATTTTGTGCCGGTCTCGCAGCTTACCCGCTTCGAATTCGCCGTGGTCGCGAGCCCCGCGATCGAAGTCAAAGACTTCAAGGAATTGGCAGTCTGGTTGAAGGCGAATCCCGGCAAGGCGACTTATGGCACTCCGGGCAGCGGCAACATCCCGCATTTCACCGGCTGGCAGCTCGAGCAGGCGCTGGGCTTGTCGATGACCAAGGTGCCGTATCGTGGTTCGGCGCTGATGGTCAACGATCTGATTGCAGGTCACCTCCCGTTTGGCATCACCACGGTTTCCGACACGATCACACAGCACCGCGCCGGAGGTTTGCGGATTGTCGCCGTGGCCAGCGAGACCCGTTCTTCGTTTTTGCCAGACATCCCGACTCTGAAGGAGAGCGGCGTCAATCTGGTGGCGGACGGCTGGTACGGCATGTGGCTGCCGGCCGGCAGCTCGCCAGAGTTCGCAAAGAAGCTGAGCACGGCCGTCGCCGAGGTGTTGGCGAAGTCCGAGGTGAAGGAAAAGCTGCTCGCGGTCATGCTGATTCCGGTTGGCTCCACGCCGGAGCAGTTGACGCAAAGGCTCGCGGCTGATCACGCATTCTGGCAGCCGATCGTGAAGGCGACCGGCTACAAGATCACGAATTAG
- a CDS encoding DUF962 domain-containing protein, with amino-acid sequence MSSYFRRQLAEYVEYHRDPWNCAMHVFGIAFLFLAAVLPLSLWPITVFGFQTSAATIAVVPVLIYWFLLDFALGAAILGAAIMLLSVAAVIVSHATTAGMWSLTAILIVVGVASQIVGHRVFERRQPALVDNPTHLLLGPMFVMAKLFIALGFRRDLAIIIQGQPRGATS; translated from the coding sequence ATGAGTTCATATTTTCGGCGGCAGCTTGCGGAGTACGTTGAATACCATCGTGACCCCTGGAATTGCGCGATGCATGTCTTCGGCATCGCGTTCTTGTTCCTGGCCGCTGTTCTTCCGCTCAGCCTGTGGCCCATCACCGTATTCGGGTTCCAGACCAGCGCGGCGACCATCGCTGTCGTACCGGTGCTCATCTACTGGTTCCTGCTCGACTTCGCGCTCGGAGCCGCGATCCTTGGGGCCGCAATCATGTTGCTCTCAGTCGCTGCCGTGATCGTTAGTCATGCGACGACTGCTGGCATGTGGTCACTTACGGCCATCCTAATTGTCGTTGGGGTCGCATCGCAGATTGTTGGGCACCGCGTGTTCGAGCGGCGGCAGCCGGCGCTGGTCGACAATCCGACCCACCTTTTGCTCGGACCAATGTTTGTCATGGCGAAGCTGTTTATCGCGCTGGGCTTTCGGCGCGATCTCGCTATCATCATCCAGGGGCAACCGCGAGGTGCTACATCGTGA
- a CDS encoding NAD-dependent epimerase/dehydratase family protein, producing the protein MTRILVTGGSGFIGKHLVAALIVRGGQVRVLDLQPPPRALTQVQYVSGSVLDRDLVDRAMDGVDEVYHLAGLPGMWLPRKADFHTVNCGGTEIVIETARKRGIRRFLHCSTESILFRASPSMVPVADDALLPDDMPGPYTRSKMLADRFAMQAAASGYPVVIGCPTMPVGPYDHNVTPPTAMLRYFLKRRLQLHLDFVVNLVDVRDAAEGLILAMERGQAGHRYVLGGESMPLRQVLELMAEISGRRVRCIHVNGKVAEMVTATLEFIADHVTRRPPSGTAEGVRIALRAGALSIEKAQRELGYAPGAVEPVLRETIAHLLDAGHHQPEWSSTPSSRARSLHIERRFGG; encoded by the coding sequence ATGACGCGCATACTCGTTACAGGCGGCAGTGGGTTCATCGGAAAGCACCTCGTCGCGGCGCTGATCGTGCGAGGTGGGCAGGTGAGGGTTCTCGATCTTCAGCCACCACCCCGCGCCTTGACGCAGGTTCAGTATGTCAGTGGATCGGTACTTGATCGCGACCTGGTGGACCGAGCAATGGACGGGGTCGACGAGGTCTATCACCTAGCCGGCCTACCGGGGATGTGGCTGCCGCGAAAAGCTGATTTTCACACCGTCAATTGCGGTGGCACCGAAATCGTCATTGAGACGGCGCGAAAGCGCGGCATAAGGCGCTTCCTGCACTGCTCGACGGAATCCATTCTGTTCCGTGCCTCGCCATCGATGGTTCCTGTCGCTGACGATGCGCTCTTGCCGGACGACATGCCGGGTCCATATACGCGCTCGAAAATGCTCGCCGACCGTTTCGCCATGCAGGCGGCCGCATCCGGATACCCGGTGGTGATCGGCTGTCCCACCATGCCGGTCGGGCCTTACGATCACAATGTTACGCCGCCGACGGCAATGCTGCGCTATTTTCTCAAGCGACGCCTTCAATTGCATCTTGATTTTGTCGTGAACCTCGTCGATGTGCGCGACGCCGCCGAAGGGCTGATCCTTGCCATGGAGCGCGGACAGGCTGGACATCGCTACGTTCTCGGCGGCGAAAGCATGCCGCTAAGACAGGTTCTCGAACTCATGGCTGAGATCAGCGGACGTCGCGTCCGGTGCATTCACGTGAACGGCAAGGTCGCCGAAATGGTCACGGCAACGCTGGAGTTCATCGCCGATCACGTGACGCGCCGGCCCCCGTCCGGTACGGCCGAAGGCGTTCGTATCGCATTGCGGGCAGGGGCCTTGTCGATCGAGAAAGCACAACGAGAGCTGGGCTATGCGCCGGGCGCCGTCGAACCTGTGTTGCGGGAAACCATTGCGCATCTGCTTGATGCCGGCCACCATCAGCCTGAATGGAGCTCAACGCCGAGTAGTCGCGCTCGATCGCTTCACATCGAGCGCCGGTTTGGCGGTTGA
- a CDS encoding isoprenylcysteine carboxylmethyltransferase family protein produces MLHDPGQWFAFALSGWTTTWPTQLLAVIWILWVVSWVLASFWSGQTKKHVMTWDSLKYRLPIFAGAILFLPLTGKVLGEKPLWQFGSVGIYALACLVLAGISFTWWARIHLGRFWSNAITHKEGHQVIDTGPYGFVRHPIYTGLIFGMLVTGVAVGTVTAMLGAMLISLGMSLKARMEEGFLTAELGADAYGSYCRRVPMLIPFLPPT; encoded by the coding sequence ATGCTGCACGATCCTGGCCAATGGTTCGCTTTCGCCTTGAGTGGCTGGACCACTACCTGGCCCACACAGTTGCTCGCCGTCATCTGGATTTTGTGGGTCGTCAGTTGGGTTTTGGCGTCGTTCTGGTCCGGTCAAACCAAGAAACACGTGATGACCTGGGACTCGCTCAAATACCGGCTCCCCATTTTCGCAGGGGCAATTCTTTTCTTGCCATTGACCGGCAAGGTTCTGGGGGAAAAGCCGCTCTGGCAGTTTGGCAGCGTTGGCATCTACGCGCTGGCGTGCCTGGTCCTTGCAGGGATCTCGTTCACATGGTGGGCGAGAATTCATCTCGGACGTTTCTGGTCGAACGCGATCACGCACAAGGAAGGCCATCAGGTCATCGATACCGGCCCCTATGGATTTGTGCGCCACCCGATCTATACGGGGCTTATCTTTGGGATGTTGGTGACGGGTGTCGCGGTCGGAACAGTGACCGCGATGCTGGGTGCGATGCTGATCTCGCTCGGGATGTCGTTGAAGGCCCGCATGGAGGAAGGCTTCCTCACGGCTGAACTCGGTGCGGATGCCTATGGATCGTATTGCCGGCGCGTTCCGATGCTGATTCCGTTCCTGCCGCCCACCTGA
- a CDS encoding alpha/beta fold hydrolase, whose translation MSSPTRVAAVAIWAALSAFVFSFGCNLALAGPVARSTNAAATTAPVALPAATQPQARVYLFRGALGPIFSRGMDHLTKRLEQAGIQADVYEFTICRLIADQAIRDYRDNAAPVVLIGHSMGGLCALTFAGILKSENIPVSLVVTIDPAQASPKVPLNVERFINIFLSDSVLGGGDVVAEQGYQGHYASFDLKQHEEVTHINIDKMDSVHEQLVTAIAQLATTPLPTGGEAVPLRYVVPPDAPIELWDSGTQQFARSGDTLQRLAALNHVPLWSLTQVNQYSESAPLSVGQRVFVPRRLAPPVATSAATRPKR comes from the coding sequence ATGAGCAGTCCGACGCGGGTTGCGGCCGTAGCGATTTGGGCGGCGCTTTCCGCCTTCGTTTTCTCGTTCGGTTGCAATCTGGCGCTCGCCGGTCCGGTCGCACGCTCGACCAATGCTGCCGCGACGACCGCCCCCGTCGCACTGCCAGCCGCGACCCAGCCGCAGGCGCGCGTCTACCTGTTCCGCGGCGCACTCGGGCCGATCTTTTCGCGCGGGATGGACCATCTAACCAAGCGCCTCGAACAAGCCGGCATCCAGGCTGACGTCTACGAATTCACCATTTGCCGGCTGATCGCGGATCAGGCTATCCGCGATTACCGTGACAATGCCGCTCCGGTCGTCCTGATCGGTCATTCGATGGGCGGACTTTGTGCCCTGACGTTCGCCGGGATACTGAAGTCCGAAAACATCCCGGTTAGCCTGGTGGTCACCATTGATCCGGCCCAAGCAAGCCCGAAGGTGCCGCTGAACGTCGAGCGTTTCATCAACATTTTCCTGTCCGACAGCGTATTGGGCGGCGGTGACGTGGTCGCCGAGCAAGGTTACCAGGGTCACTACGCGAGCTTCGATTTGAAGCAGCACGAGGAAGTCACCCACATCAACATCGACAAGATGGATTCCGTCCACGAGCAATTGGTGACGGCAATTGCGCAACTTGCGACGACGCCTTTGCCAACCGGTGGAGAGGCGGTGCCGCTGCGCTACGTCGTTCCTCCCGATGCCCCAATCGAGCTGTGGGACAGCGGCACGCAGCAATTCGCCCGTTCGGGCGATACGTTGCAGAGGCTTGCAGCACTTAACCATGTGCCGCTGTGGTCACTTACCCAAGTCAATCAGTACTCGGAGAGTGCGCCGCTGTCAGTTGGCCAGCGCGTCTTTGTTCCGCGCCGTCTCGCTCCGCCTGTCGCGACATCGGCGGCGACGCGACCGAAACGGTAA
- a CDS encoding tripartite tricarboxylate transporter substrate binding protein, translating to MNLLRSLILVLATLVMSVTAGPVAQALDYPIHTVRIVVGFGPGTSPDIVARLLGDRLFQAWGKPVIIENTVGANGNIAGERVARAEPDGHTLLLAAAPVIVINPSLYEKMPFDPVRELVPISQLCAYANILIVSNNVPAKNVQELVALARARPGALTYGSAGFGSTLHLAGELLKSMAKVDILHVPYRGAVFSQELVAGRLSMAFAPPTGALPLAREGKVRALAVTSLERYAGAPDLPTMAESGFPDFDVTVWFGLLAPARTPPAIVDKLHRETARILAIPDIRKRFGDLGIEPIGNSPAEFAAAIDDEIPKWAKLVREAGIKLHD from the coding sequence ATGAACCTTCTGCGTTCATTGATTTTGGTTCTTGCCACTCTGGTCATGTCCGTCACGGCGGGGCCGGTCGCACAGGCGCTAGATTATCCCATCCACACGGTTCGAATTGTCGTCGGTTTCGGACCGGGCACGTCTCCAGATATTGTCGCTCGCTTGCTCGGCGATCGGCTTTTCCAGGCATGGGGCAAGCCGGTCATCATCGAGAACACGGTGGGCGCCAACGGCAATATTGCCGGGGAGCGCGTCGCAAGGGCCGAGCCCGACGGCCATACGCTGCTGCTCGCGGCCGCCCCAGTTATTGTCATTAACCCGAGCCTCTATGAGAAGATGCCGTTCGACCCGGTCCGGGAGCTTGTGCCGATCTCTCAGTTATGTGCTTACGCAAACATCCTCATCGTCAGCAACAACGTGCCGGCGAAGAATGTGCAAGAGCTTGTGGCACTCGCACGCGCGCGACCGGGCGCACTCACCTATGGGTCCGCAGGATTTGGCTCGACGCTGCACCTCGCCGGGGAACTGCTGAAGTCCATGGCGAAAGTCGACATCCTGCACGTGCCGTATCGCGGTGCTGTCTTTTCCCAGGAGCTGGTCGCTGGACGACTCAGCATGGCGTTTGCTCCTCCTACCGGCGCGTTGCCCCTCGCGCGCGAAGGGAAAGTCAGGGCGCTCGCGGTGACGTCGTTGGAGCGCTATGCCGGCGCACCCGATCTCCCGACCATGGCAGAGTCTGGCTTCCCTGACTTCGACGTAACGGTATGGTTCGGCCTCTTGGCGCCTGCCAGAACTCCACCGGCCATCGTCGACAAGCTGCACCGCGAAACAGCGAGGATTCTTGCCATCCCCGACATACGCAAGCGCTTCGGTGATCTTGGAATCGAGCCGATTGGGAATTCACCTGCGGAATTCGCCGCCGCTATTGATGATGAGATTCCGAAATGGGCGAAGCTGGTTAGAGAAGCGGGTATAAAGCTGCACGATTAG
- a CDS encoding alpha/beta fold hydrolase yields the protein MHSGSPRVLCFNGYALDLQRCAVMRGGRELQLRPKSFDVLRYLAEHAGRLVSEEELIRATWPNVFVSDGCLVQSIKDIREALSDDVHEIVKTVPRRGYLFAAELSDGELDSRPPMIGSRHQELTFCRTQDGVNIAVACVGQGMPLVCIPTWATHLEYDWQSPIRGPLWRFLVDRVRLVRYDGRGFGLSDRDITDVSFTTFERDLDAVVDALHLHRYAILGISQGAAIAIAHAARYPERVSKLILHGGFALGRNKRGSPKEAEIAKAWIAIMRQGWGDDNSALLRIFSSVFLPGASAEQIKWYANLLRLSTSVENAIMNRCAVDEIDIVDLLPKVSAPTLVLHCRNDNAAPFNEGRRIATSVPNARFAVLDSENHVPIPGEPAWSKFIGEIETFLTGV from the coding sequence ATGCATTCCGGCTCTCCCAGGGTGCTCTGCTTCAACGGTTATGCCCTCGACCTGCAGCGCTGCGCGGTCATGCGCGGCGGGCGGGAGCTTCAACTTCGGCCGAAATCCTTCGATGTGCTACGCTATCTCGCTGAGCACGCTGGCAGGCTCGTTTCAGAGGAAGAGCTGATCAGAGCGACGTGGCCCAACGTGTTCGTATCCGATGGCTGTCTCGTCCAATCCATCAAGGACATCCGCGAGGCGCTGTCCGACGATGTCCATGAGATCGTCAAAACCGTCCCGCGCCGGGGCTATCTGTTCGCGGCCGAATTATCCGATGGGGAACTGGATAGCCGACCTCCAATGATCGGTTCGCGTCATCAGGAGCTCACATTCTGCCGAACCCAAGACGGCGTCAACATTGCCGTTGCATGTGTGGGCCAGGGCATGCCGCTTGTGTGTATTCCCACCTGGGCCACCCACCTGGAGTACGACTGGCAGAGTCCTATCCGCGGACCGCTTTGGCGTTTCCTCGTCGACCGCGTCCGGCTTGTTCGTTACGATGGTCGAGGTTTTGGGCTTTCCGATCGAGACATCACCGATGTTTCGTTCACAACGTTCGAGCGCGACCTGGACGCGGTTGTGGATGCTTTGCATCTGCATCGTTACGCCATCCTGGGCATATCGCAGGGAGCCGCAATCGCCATCGCTCACGCTGCCCGCTATCCCGAACGTGTATCGAAACTGATCCTTCACGGCGGCTTTGCGTTGGGCCGCAACAAACGCGGCTCGCCGAAAGAGGCCGAAATCGCCAAAGCGTGGATTGCCATCATGCGACAGGGATGGGGCGACGATAACTCCGCTCTGCTAAGGATATTCAGCTCTGTCTTTCTTCCCGGCGCTTCGGCCGAGCAGATCAAGTGGTACGCAAACCTGCTGCGCCTCTCGACGTCAGTCGAAAACGCGATCATGAACCGATGTGCCGTTGACGAGATCGATATCGTCGATCTATTGCCGAAGGTATCTGCCCCAACCCTGGTCCTTCACTGTCGTAACGACAATGCAGCGCCGTTTAACGAGGGACGCCGCATCGCCACGTCCGTCCCGAACGCAAGATTCGCGGTCTTGGACTCAGAAAACCACGTCCCCATACCGGGCGAGCCCGCCTGGTCAAAGTTCATCGGCGAGATTGAGACGTTCTTGACAGGTGTCTGA